The following coding sequences lie in one Silvanigrella aquatica genomic window:
- a CDS encoding TldD/PmbA family protein — protein sequence MTLNIEKLNSEIQINAKQLGINKYDVYGFSKEESTASSKNKKPFGLNSSNKSSLIIRVWNHKNQVGVTSTSDLTPKGLTDALKLAHSSSEFGSLESIYDFSEHCTNEKENFQILHDNLNLTKMNDLVAKCILGESKILENSPLFKSVPYNKIADSITTRFYFNSLGAFKREDKNISYCYFYPLAQEEGKIPREVGEFSMTNGFDKLNVEECFNKAIEKTKSHLNYKNIKSGKYKVIFSPDAFLDLLGAFSNFINAQNILDKKSLSSEDSLGSDIASPLFSLKDSPLHEKNPAKQHFDEEGTRTQNIEIIKNGNLKTFLHSSFTAKKFNTISTGHANIGAKVTISPHFFHVQAPQSVSQKQNKNNESNVIYIEAVKALHAGVNALQGSFSLPFDGFILNQGHKESIESATVAGDFLTLLKDICYIDDKEEVTPSGIAPEIWVNELSITGNAN from the coding sequence ATGACATTAAATATCGAAAAATTAAACTCTGAAATTCAAATTAACGCTAAACAACTTGGTATAAATAAATATGATGTCTATGGTTTTTCAAAAGAAGAAAGCACCGCCAGTTCAAAAAACAAAAAACCATTTGGATTAAATTCATCAAACAAATCTTCTTTAATAATTCGCGTTTGGAATCATAAAAATCAAGTGGGCGTCACAAGCACATCCGATCTCACTCCGAAAGGATTGACCGATGCCCTCAAACTTGCCCATTCTTCATCTGAGTTTGGCTCCTTAGAAAGTATTTATGACTTCAGTGAGCACTGCACAAATGAAAAGGAAAACTTCCAAATTCTACATGATAATTTAAATCTTACAAAAATGAATGATCTTGTTGCAAAATGTATTCTTGGAGAATCTAAAATTCTTGAAAATTCTCCTTTATTTAAAAGTGTTCCATATAATAAAATAGCAGACTCTATTACAACGCGATTTTATTTTAACAGCTTAGGTGCCTTTAAAAGAGAAGATAAAAATATTTCCTATTGTTACTTTTATCCTCTGGCTCAAGAAGAAGGGAAAATACCTCGAGAGGTCGGGGAATTTTCCATGACAAATGGATTTGATAAACTCAACGTGGAAGAGTGTTTTAATAAAGCAATTGAAAAAACAAAAAGCCATTTGAATTACAAAAATATCAAATCGGGAAAATACAAAGTCATATTTTCTCCAGATGCTTTTTTAGATCTTCTGGGAGCCTTTTCTAACTTTATCAATGCACAAAACATATTAGATAAAAAAAGCCTATCCAGTGAAGATTCTCTCGGCTCAGATATCGCTTCTCCTTTATTTTCATTAAAAGACTCTCCTTTACATGAAAAAAATCCTGCAAAGCAGCACTTTGATGAGGAAGGAACTCGAACTCAGAATATTGAAATTATTAAAAATGGAAATTTAAAAACATTTTTACACAGTAGTTTTACAGCAAAAAAATTCAATACCATATCAACAGGACATGCCAATATTGGAGCTAAAGTTACAATTTCTCCACATTTTTTTCATGTGCAAGCGCCACAATCTGTATCACAAAAGCAAAATAAAAATAACGAGTCAAATGTGATTTATATTGAAGCGGTGAAAGCTTTACATGCAGGCGTGAACGCTTTACAAGGATCTTTTTCTTTGCCCTTTGATGGTTTTATATTGAATCAAGGTCATAAAGAAAGCATTGAATCCGCAACAGTAGCAGGTGATTTTCTAACCCTCCTTAAAGATATTTGCTATATTGATGATAAAGAAGAAGTCACACCATCAGGAATTGCACCTGAAATTTGGGTGAATGAATTATCAATTACGGGCAATGCCAATTAA
- a CDS encoding transporter substrate-binding domain-containing protein — protein MSSHFTKLDFMKWQNFRAYMSKLIIFGCIALILPNNSYAKKNNITLLTPPSPSKFHFEIAHEIFKLSELNAKIHIELYPNIYKKMDSCGENPNNIFATIAVLNENNTRKYYNILNILTIETSFYSLKSSKKKSTNIDEVKNLDHVCVWLDSVLNKYLINQGFENLYPVPTLNQCTKMLFENKVDALYASESSLMKSTKALGLDALMLKKGYAPMQVTFYLAITKNAPKDIIQRLNNSAEILKSSGRYDEILEKYKKELFLPE, from the coding sequence GTGAGTTCTCATTTTACAAAGCTCGATTTTATGAAGTGGCAAAATTTCAGAGCTTATATGTCCAAATTGATCATTTTTGGTTGCATAGCTCTTATTTTGCCAAATAATTCATATGCCAAAAAAAATAATATTACGTTATTGACACCACCGTCACCAAGCAAATTTCATTTTGAAATTGCTCATGAGATTTTTAAATTATCTGAGTTAAATGCAAAAATTCATATTGAACTTTATCCTAATATTTATAAAAAAATGGACTCATGTGGAGAGAATCCTAATAATATTTTCGCTACAATTGCTGTGTTAAATGAAAATAACACACGTAAATATTATAATATTTTAAATATTTTAACTATTGAAACATCCTTTTATTCTTTAAAGTCCTCAAAGAAAAAATCAACAAATATAGATGAAGTTAAAAACCTAGATCATGTTTGTGTCTGGCTCGACTCCGTATTAAACAAATATTTAATTAATCAGGGTTTCGAAAATTTGTATCCCGTTCCTACTTTAAATCAATGCACAAAAATGTTATTTGAGAATAAAGTTGATGCGCTCTATGCATCTGAATCATCCTTAATGAAATCAACCAAAGCTTTAGGACTTGATGCCCTCATGTTAAAAAAAGGATACGCTCCTATGCAGGTTACTTTTTATCTTGCCATTACCAAAAATGCACCTAAAGATATTATCCAACGCCTGAACAATTCAGCGGAGATTTTAAAATCCTCTGGAAGATACGACGAAATTCTTGAAAAATACAAAAAAGAACTTTTTTTACCAGAATAA
- the aspS gene encoding aspartate--tRNA ligase yields MQTLRSHNCSELNTTHLNQNVTLMGWVHSKRDLGGLIFIDVRDHYGITQVVIHPHMPFFAEASTVRQESVIQILGKVVKREGAINAKLSTGEIEVNASAFHIESPSEILPFPVGHNPKQESEDTRLTYRFLDLRTEKMHRNILFRCNVIRYIREKMISLGFNEFTTPILTSSSPEGARDFLVPSRLHPGHFYALPQAPQQFKQLLMCSGFDKYFQIAPCFRDEDPRADRAPGEFYQLDVEMSFVTQDDVFNVIENLMIGLFENKQFSERNILPLNHYDAKYVKNNRKFPCIPWHEAMDKYGIDKPDLRFSLEMQNVEETLAHTQFAVFKSVLEKKGILRAIVIPQAAAQSRKFFDEADAYAKECGLGGLPWLAVKDGEWKGSIAKQLSDSEKKGLGNQLKLEPHDAVVFIVGSEKLKTQVAGGKVRNYFAEKLNLKNNDSWAFAWIVDFPMYEFNEEEQKIDFSHNPFSMPQGGMESLKNKNPLDILAHQYDLVCNGTELSSGAIRNHRRDIMKKAFEIAGYSESVVEAKFGALWNAFAFGAPPHGGIAPGIDRMVMLLLNEPNIREVIAFPLNQKAMDLLMKAPSNVSERQLKEIHIQTTKI; encoded by the coding sequence ATGCAGACTCTACGTTCTCATAATTGCTCCGAACTCAATACAACGCACCTCAATCAAAATGTGACTCTTATGGGTTGGGTTCATTCAAAACGAGACTTAGGAGGACTCATCTTTATTGATGTTCGTGATCACTATGGTATTACCCAAGTTGTCATTCACCCTCATATGCCTTTTTTTGCTGAAGCCAGTACAGTTCGCCAAGAGTCTGTCATTCAAATATTAGGAAAAGTTGTAAAGCGTGAAGGTGCCATCAATGCAAAACTTTCTACAGGTGAAATTGAAGTCAATGCGTCTGCTTTTCACATAGAATCTCCTTCAGAAATTTTACCCTTTCCTGTTGGACATAACCCCAAACAAGAAAGCGAAGACACCCGCCTTACTTACCGTTTTCTCGACCTTCGTACGGAAAAAATGCATAGAAATATTTTATTCCGTTGTAACGTGATTCGTTACATTAGAGAAAAAATGATTTCTCTCGGCTTTAATGAATTCACAACCCCTATTTTAACAAGCAGTTCTCCTGAAGGAGCACGGGATTTCTTAGTTCCCAGTCGCTTACATCCGGGGCATTTTTACGCACTTCCTCAAGCACCACAACAGTTTAAACAACTTTTAATGTGTTCTGGTTTTGACAAATATTTCCAAATTGCCCCTTGTTTTCGCGATGAAGATCCGCGCGCCGACAGAGCTCCCGGTGAATTTTATCAGCTCGATGTTGAAATGAGTTTCGTAACACAAGATGATGTTTTTAATGTCATCGAAAATCTCATGATCGGTTTATTTGAAAACAAGCAATTTTCAGAACGCAATATATTACCTTTAAATCATTATGATGCAAAATATGTAAAAAATAATCGCAAGTTTCCTTGCATTCCATGGCATGAAGCTATGGATAAATACGGTATTGATAAACCTGATTTACGCTTTTCCCTTGAAATGCAAAATGTGGAAGAAACCCTTGCACATACTCAATTTGCGGTTTTCAAATCCGTTCTTGAGAAAAAAGGAATATTAAGAGCCATAGTCATTCCGCAGGCAGCCGCACAAAGCAGAAAGTTCTTCGATGAGGCCGACGCCTATGCCAAAGAATGCGGTTTAGGAGGCCTACCTTGGCTTGCTGTTAAGGACGGGGAATGGAAAGGCTCAATTGCAAAACAATTAAGTGATTCGGAAAAGAAAGGTCTTGGCAATCAACTCAAGCTTGAACCCCACGATGCTGTGGTCTTTATTGTCGGTTCAGAAAAACTAAAAACTCAGGTTGCAGGTGGAAAAGTCAGAAATTATTTTGCTGAAAAACTCAATCTTAAAAATAATGATTCTTGGGCTTTTGCTTGGATTGTTGACTTCCCTATGTATGAATTTAATGAAGAAGAACAAAAAATTGATTTTTCACACAACCCTTTTTCAATGCCTCAGGGTGGAATGGAATCACTTAAAAATAAAAATCCTTTGGATATTTTAGCTCATCAATACGACTTGGTATGCAACGGCACAGAACTTTCCTCGGGTGCCATTCGCAATCACCGGCGGGATATTATGAAAAAAGCATTTGAAATTGCGGGGTATTCCGAATCCGTTGTCGAAGCAAAATTCGGTGCCTTGTGGAACGCCTTTGCTTTTGGTGCACCGCCACACGGAGGCATTGCTCCCGGAATTGATAGAATGGTCATGCTATTGCTAAACGAACCTAATATTAGAGAAGTGATTGCCTTTCCGTTAAATCAAAAAGCAATGGATCTTTTAATGAAAGCACCTAGCAATGTTTCGGAAAGACAACTTAAAGAAATTCATATTCAAACAACAAAAATATAA
- a CDS encoding ATP-dependent 6-phosphofructokinase, whose amino-acid sequence MNRTIEITPETFLIESLTQAFGQATFPSPLKVSFQTENFIEDGKDRVLVDISLEGLLKASRPNSGHILFQPSTFELAGPREKIFWNPDSLKVAIVTCGGLAPGLNNVVQNLVTFLSDRYRVKHIYGVPYGYQGFTHDPLTKRFAFGWRRLDSLSVQNIDFEGGSVLGTGRGHSNPISIVDALMLRDINILFTIGGDGTLAGANAIHQEIKRRKVPISLIGIPKTIDNDVLWVSKTFGFESAVGKAVEALRCAQTEARSAYHGIGLVKIMGRNSGSLTATAAVAMNDIDFVLVPEVPLRLEGQNGLLNAIVRKVLDKGYITIAVAEGAGQDLFPPSEIEKDASGNEKLKDIGKYLQKLITDEFKARNIETTLKYIDPSYMLRSQTTSADDSVFCAKLGQNAVHAAMAGKTGCMIGYAHERFTHVPLSAVSMGKKRLDVNEPLWLSVLAATGQPSYWG is encoded by the coding sequence ATGAATCGCACCATTGAAATCACACCAGAAACATTCTTGATTGAAAGCCTTACTCAAGCTTTTGGACAAGCGACTTTCCCTTCTCCTTTAAAGGTTTCATTTCAAACAGAAAATTTTATTGAAGATGGCAAAGATCGCGTTTTGGTAGATATTTCCTTGGAAGGATTATTAAAAGCGTCACGTCCTAATAGTGGCCATATTTTGTTTCAGCCCTCTACGTTTGAATTGGCGGGGCCGCGTGAAAAAATTTTTTGGAATCCCGACTCCTTAAAAGTGGCTATTGTTACCTGCGGTGGATTGGCTCCTGGACTCAATAATGTTGTGCAAAATCTTGTTACTTTTTTATCAGATCGTTATCGAGTGAAGCATATTTATGGGGTTCCCTATGGCTATCAAGGCTTTACCCACGATCCTTTAACCAAACGTTTTGCTTTTGGTTGGAGAAGATTAGACTCTCTTTCTGTACAAAATATTGATTTTGAAGGGGGGAGTGTTTTAGGCACGGGACGCGGTCATTCCAATCCTATTTCTATCGTCGATGCGTTGATGCTAAGAGATATTAATATTTTATTTACTATTGGTGGTGATGGCACGCTTGCAGGTGCCAATGCTATTCATCAAGAAATCAAACGTCGTAAGGTTCCTATTTCTTTAATTGGAATTCCTAAAACAATTGATAATGATGTACTTTGGGTGAGTAAAACATTTGGATTTGAATCCGCTGTGGGTAAAGCTGTGGAAGCCCTCAGATGTGCTCAAACAGAAGCGCGTTCAGCATATCACGGTATTGGACTGGTAAAAATTATGGGACGTAACAGTGGGTCGTTAACAGCCACAGCTGCTGTCGCTATGAATGATATCGATTTTGTTTTGGTGCCTGAAGTACCCCTTCGTTTGGAAGGTCAAAATGGCCTTTTAAATGCCATTGTGCGTAAAGTTCTGGACAAAGGTTACATTACCATTGCTGTGGCCGAAGGTGCTGGACAAGATCTTTTTCCTCCATCAGAAATAGAGAAAGATGCGAGTGGAAATGAAAAATTAAAAGATATTGGAAAATATCTGCAAAAATTAATTACAGATGAATTTAAAGCACGTAATATTGAAACAACTTTAAAATATATCGATCCCAGTTATATGTTACGTTCTCAAACGACTTCGGCAGATGATTCCGTATTTTGTGCCAAACTGGGTCAAAATGCTGTGCACGCCGCTATGGCTGGTAAAACCGGTTGCATGATAGGATACGCTCATGAACGCTTTACACATGTTCCCTTATCTGCTGTGTCTATGGGTAAGAAACGTCTTGATGTGAATGAGCCTTTATGGCTCTCCGTGTTGGCAGCAACAGGGCAGCCTTCTTACTGGGGATAG
- a CDS encoding ATP-binding protein, whose protein sequence is MVAKSKTLKSYFLKVLLLSSLIPFFVSISLLWNFISNSNEKINLANNQLKKTYDLEIIDSFHKIQGAMTVLAQSEELKNYFDSTIDSERKNLEELNKVILILQNTLPYANAKWSIINSRGKEIANLPKTNLNTRILKDIEKDRGVVFISKNNQIQFTTPISYKLTADLKSFKKNLGYIMLSLPVMEVQKVFPNLIEFISISKDLDIKNFHTKLKIEYQAESNLYFLYMYIFISFIFIVLATIWSLKIFQKNIVDKILSLRFRVRNEMEFLEKHELRNELDSLSQTFDLYLRYTFFLQKEIFKSSQLAAAGNVAHMIAHDVRKPFSKLQFFMAEIKRSKELKDIFQTVTEFEPSFKSSVEYVEHLLNEVMDARVTMLNIEQSVSFEKIIMKSFQNLSAMPAHCYVAINYDLEMGFSLQVDEIRVTRIIINLISNALEAMNYQGKIWINSKKFELNDKLFLKVTIGNNNSYIPLEYLDHIFEPFFTLKKEKGTGLGLSIAQKIVNLHGGSIQCHSNKETGVEFIFTLPAKKEEMSSMNQFLPEVIKGTKINLTDDNQVFLDNNKYLVVVDDDPLICRTWKRHLADENLIYFLSPEEFFNYYEIHTDFIGHILFIVSDFYFGKDSKYNFYDFIKNLRKIYSGKVFLSSDIKLNEEPDLKNFDIIIIEKRVYTISELTQLSRNSLD, encoded by the coding sequence ATGGTTGCCAAATCAAAAACGCTAAAAAGTTATTTTTTAAAAGTTTTATTGCTCTCTTCTTTAATCCCTTTTTTTGTTTCTATTTCGCTTCTTTGGAATTTTATTTCCAATTCAAATGAAAAAATAAATTTAGCAAATAATCAATTAAAAAAAACCTATGATTTAGAAATTATAGATTCCTTCCATAAAATTCAAGGCGCAATGACTGTTTTAGCTCAATCTGAAGAGTTAAAAAATTATTTTGATTCCACAATTGATAGTGAAAGAAAAAATTTAGAAGAACTTAATAAAGTCATTCTTATTTTGCAAAATACTTTACCTTATGCAAATGCAAAATGGTCGATTATAAATTCAAGAGGCAAAGAAATTGCAAATCTTCCTAAAACTAATTTAAATACGAGAATTCTTAAAGATATTGAAAAAGATAGGGGAGTTGTTTTTATATCTAAAAATAATCAAATTCAATTTACAACTCCTATTTCTTACAAATTAACAGCAGATTTAAAAAGTTTTAAAAAAAATTTAGGCTATATTATGCTTTCATTACCAGTTATGGAAGTTCAAAAAGTGTTTCCTAATTTAATTGAGTTTATTTCAATATCGAAAGATTTAGATATTAAAAATTTTCATACAAAATTAAAAATAGAATATCAAGCTGAAAGTAATTTATATTTTTTATATATGTATATCTTTATTTCATTCATATTTATAGTTTTAGCTACGATATGGAGTTTGAAAATATTTCAGAAAAATATTGTAGATAAAATTCTTTCTCTTAGGTTTCGTGTGCGCAATGAAATGGAGTTTTTAGAAAAACATGAGTTAAGAAATGAGCTGGATTCTTTATCACAAACATTTGATTTGTATTTAAGATATACATTTTTTTTACAGAAAGAAATTTTTAAGAGTTCTCAACTAGCAGCTGCGGGCAATGTGGCACATATGATTGCTCATGATGTGCGTAAACCATTTTCAAAACTGCAATTTTTTATGGCTGAAATTAAAAGATCAAAAGAATTAAAAGATATTTTTCAAACGGTCACAGAATTTGAACCTTCTTTTAAAAGTTCTGTAGAATATGTCGAGCATCTGCTTAACGAAGTTATGGATGCTCGTGTTACCATGTTAAATATTGAGCAAAGTGTTTCATTTGAAAAAATTATAATGAAATCATTTCAAAACTTATCAGCCATGCCCGCTCATTGTTATGTTGCAATAAATTACGATTTAGAAATGGGATTCAGTTTGCAAGTAGATGAGATTAGAGTCACAAGAATAATTATTAATCTTATTTCAAACGCTCTTGAAGCAATGAATTATCAAGGTAAAATTTGGATTAATTCCAAAAAATTTGAATTGAATGATAAATTATTTTTAAAAGTTACAATTGGAAATAATAATTCCTATATCCCTTTAGAATACCTTGATCATATTTTCGAGCCTTTTTTTACCCTCAAAAAAGAAAAAGGAACAGGTTTAGGTTTATCTATTGCTCAAAAAATAGTAAATTTACATGGCGGTAGTATTCAATGCCATTCAAATAAAGAAACAGGTGTTGAATTTATATTCACATTGCCAGCAAAAAAGGAAGAGATGAGCAGCATGAATCAATTCCTACCCGAGGTTATTAAAGGAACTAAAATTAATTTAACAGATGATAATCAAGTGTTTTTGGATAATAATAAATACTTAGTTGTTGTTGATGATGATCCTTTAATTTGCCGCACTTGGAAAAGGCATTTAGCTGACGAGAATTTAATTTATTTTTTAAGCCCTGAAGAGTTTTTTAATTATTATGAAATTCATACAGATTTTATAGGTCATATTCTTTTTATTGTCTCCGATTTTTATTTTGGTAAGGATTCAAAGTATAACTTTTATGATTTTATAAAAAATTTAAGAAAAATTTATTCAGGAAAAGTCTTTCTTTCAAGTGATATCAAGCTTAATGAAGAGCCTGACTTAAAAAATTTTGATATCATCATTATTGAAAAAAGAGTTTACACTATTTCAGAATTAACCCAACTGAGTAGAAACTCTCTTGACTAA
- a CDS encoding TldD/PmbA family protein, with protein sequence MLNPFSVDHISRTPFFMSQDTFDESWKTPLSLLLGLGRAAGADFIEFFVQRRNYLSSLVENGKVTAINPSLSLGAGVRVFKGKEDCYVSTNDLSFQGLKNILEKALDIHSLKIPGNRILTEVNLEPLRDYGLIKRKNNWLSSVSTVKELCETLLQCNEKQKSKTKHLQSVTTNGFRDWQEVLVASSDGIFARDIRLHQSISAQVMCVDGNHRTSAHNRKGEASSPHFFRNLDLDFLSQDLAETAGHMLHAEFVSSGNYPVVLANQFGGVIFHEACGHLLETTAVQGNSTPFRDKKGELIAHENLTAWDEGFWENGFGSLDMDDEGMPGQKTLLIENGILRNFLCDKMGNLLTGHPRTGSGRRQNYTYAPASRMRNTYIAPGNYSKEELLSSIDKGIYCKSLGGGSVNGTGDFNFSVQEAWMIENGKVTKPVKGATLIGQAPDVMKKISMSGNDLDISAGFCGSISGSIYVTVGQPHIKVDSITVGGR encoded by the coding sequence ATGTTAAATCCTTTTTCAGTTGATCATATTTCCAGAACTCCATTTTTTATGTCTCAAGACACTTTTGATGAATCATGGAAAACGCCCTTATCTCTTTTACTGGGTTTAGGCCGCGCCGCAGGAGCCGATTTTATTGAGTTTTTTGTCCAACGCAGGAATTATTTAAGCAGTTTGGTTGAAAATGGAAAAGTAACAGCGATTAACCCTAGCCTCTCATTGGGAGCAGGTGTCCGCGTTTTTAAGGGAAAAGAAGACTGTTACGTTTCTACAAATGATTTAAGTTTTCAAGGTTTAAAAAATATTCTTGAAAAAGCGCTCGATATCCATTCTTTAAAAATCCCTGGAAATCGCATTTTAACAGAAGTCAATTTAGAGCCTCTTAGAGATTATGGACTTATTAAAAGAAAAAATAACTGGCTCTCCTCAGTAAGCACAGTAAAAGAACTGTGTGAAACTCTTTTGCAGTGCAATGAAAAACAAAAATCAAAGACAAAACATTTGCAAAGTGTCACCACAAATGGATTCCGCGATTGGCAAGAAGTCCTTGTGGCATCAAGCGATGGGATATTTGCACGAGATATTCGACTGCACCAAAGTATTTCAGCTCAAGTCATGTGCGTCGATGGGAACCACAGAACTTCGGCACACAATCGAAAAGGCGAGGCTTCCTCTCCACATTTTTTCCGAAATCTCGATTTAGATTTTCTTTCTCAAGACTTAGCAGAAACCGCAGGTCATATGCTGCATGCCGAATTTGTGTCATCAGGAAATTATCCTGTTGTCTTAGCAAATCAGTTTGGAGGAGTCATATTTCACGAAGCCTGTGGACACCTTCTTGAAACCACAGCAGTACAAGGAAATTCCACCCCTTTTCGCGATAAAAAAGGGGAACTCATTGCTCACGAAAATTTAACAGCTTGGGACGAAGGATTTTGGGAGAATGGCTTCGGATCACTGGACATGGATGATGAGGGCATGCCTGGACAAAAAACTCTGCTTATTGAAAATGGTATTTTAAGAAACTTTTTATGCGATAAAATGGGAAACCTTCTAACAGGTCACCCTCGTACAGGCAGTGGACGTCGCCAAAATTACACCTACGCACCAGCAAGCCGCATGAGAAATACCTATATTGCACCTGGAAATTATTCAAAAGAAGAGTTGCTGAGCAGTATTGACAAAGGAATTTACTGCAAAAGTTTAGGTGGTGGCAGTGTCAATGGAACAGGTGATTTTAATTTTTCTGTTCAAGAGGCCTGGATGATTGAAAACGGTAAAGTAACTAAGCCTGTCAAGGGAGCCACTTTAATTGGCCAAGCTCCCGATGTGATGAAAAAAATATCTATGTCTGGAAATGATTTAGACATTTCCGCAGGATTCTGTGGTTCTATAAGTGGTAGTATATATGTGACAGTAGGACAACCCCATATTAAAGTAGATTCCATTACTGTTGGTGGTCGCTAA